The following are from one region of the Oncorhynchus tshawytscha isolate Ot180627B linkage group LG24, Otsh_v2.0, whole genome shotgun sequence genome:
- the LOC112223622 gene encoding inhibitor of nuclear factor kappa-B kinase subunit alpha isoform X2, protein MDKPPFRQNQNCGDWEFKERLGMGSFAHVYLYQNHDTSEKIAVKMCRLELIPRNKDRWSREIQIMKKLNNLNVVTARDVPEEMKHIALNDLPLLAMEYCSKGDLRKMLSKPENCCGLKESEVLSLLNDVGSGVQYLHENKIIHRDLKPENVVLQDVNGKLVHKIIDLGYAKDLDQGSLCTSFVGTLQYLAPELFENKPYTVTVDYWSFGTMIFECSCGFRPFLHNLQPVQWASKVRSKGPKDIMAVEELNGDVRFSTHLPYPNNLSRTLLERMEMLLQLMLKWDPVQRGGKTNADSKKPQCFEVLEQILCMKVVHILNMTTAQVHSFQLVPEESLHSLQRRIETETNIELVNQELLQETGVSLDPRKAAAQCVLDGVRGWDSYIIYLFDKSLTKYSGPFSARQLPDEVNAIVREAKSQLPLVVLKKVWGEAVSYICGLKDDYSRLFQGQRAAMLSLLRYNTNLTRCKNGMFAFSQQLKAKLDFFKSSIQYDLEKYSDQMHYGISSEKMLKAWQENEGKAAAYAQVAEVSHLDEEIMSLHSEIVELQRSPYARRQGDVMEQLEEKAIELYKQLKMKCRTPDPDVSSDSSEMVKAIIQTVQNQDKVLRDLYAHLSKILLSKQKIIDLFPRIEKTLENIKDADNTVMQMQVKRQREFWHLLKIACAQNSARNSIAASPELSNPLQVSQWAQSAQPISNPHPLTSLPGPNDSDAAPRLLQENQKYLSQLTSLMQEAADEQSKSIVEQDWSWTKYETLSTKLLKRNV, encoded by the exons ATGGATAAGCCTCCTTTCAGACAAAACCAAAACTGTGGAGACTGGGAATTCAAAGAGAGATTGGGCATGGGCAGTTTTGCCCATGTCTACCTGTATCAAAATCAT GATACATCGGAAAAAATAGCAGTGAAAATGTGTCGTCTGGAGTTAATACCACGAAACAAAgacaggtggagcagagagatccAGATCATGAAAAA GTTGAATAATCTCAATGTAGTGACAGCGCGAGACGTGCCAGAGGAGATGAAGCACATTGCCTTAAACGACCTTCCACTGCTGGCCATGGAGTACTGCTCCAAGGGAGACCTCAGAAAG ATGCTGAGCAAGCCAGAAAATTGCTGTGGCCTGAAAGAAAGTGAAGTGCTTTCCCTGCTTAATGACGTTG GTTCAGGCGTCCAGTATTTACATGAAAACAAGATCATACACAGAGACCTTAAACCAGAAAATGTAGTGCTGCAGGATGTCAACGGAAAG TTGGTTCACAAAATCATAGACTTGGGCTATGCCAAAGACTTGGACCAGGGGAGTCTGTGCACCTCTTTTGTGGGAACACTGCAGTACTTG GCACCTGAGCTATTTGAGAATAAACCTTACACTGTCACAGTGGACTACTGGAGTTTTGGCACAATGATATTTGAATGCAGCTGTGGATTCCGTCCGTTTCTGCACAATCTTCAGCCGGTCCAATG GGCCAGCAAAGTGCGGAGCAAAGGTCCCAAAGACATCATGGCCGTGGAGGAATTGAATGGGGACGTCAGATTCTCCACACATCTACCATACCCCAACAATCTGAGCAG GACACTGCTGGAGCGCATGGAGATGCTGCTTCAGCTGATGCTGAAATGGGATCCTGTCCAGAGGGGAGGCAAGACCAACGCTGACAGCAAGAAACCCCAGTGCTTCGAAGTGCTGGAACAAATATTATGCATGAAG GTTGTCCACATCCTAAACATGACCACAGCCCAGGTCCACTCCTTCCAACTGGTCCCAGAGGAGAGCCTCCATAGCCTGCAGCGCCGCATCGAGACTGAGACCAATATTGAGCTGGTCAACCAGGAGCTTTTGCAGGAGACGGGGGTGtcgctggaccccaggaaggctGCAGCCCAGTGTGTCCTTGATGGGGTG CGAGGCTGGGACAGTTACATCATCTATTTGTTTGACAAGAGCCTCACCAAGTACTCTGGTCCCTTCAGTGCTAGACAGCTGCCTGATGAAGTCAACGCTATTG TACGGGAAGCTAAGTCCCAGCTTCCCTTGGTGGTGCTGAAGAAGGTGTGGGGCGAGGCGGTTAGTTACATCTGTGGACTGAAGGACGACTACAGTAGATTGTTCCAGGGCCAGAGGGCTGCCAT gctgAGCCTCCTACGCTACAACACCAACCTGACCCGGTGCAAGAACGGCATGTTTGCCTTCTCCCAGCAGCTGAAGGCTAAGCTGGACTTCTTCAAGAGCAGCATTCAATACGACCTGGAGAAGTACAGCGACCAGATGCATTATGGGATCT CGTCAGAGAAGATGCTGAAAGCGTGGCAGGAGAATGAGGGGAAAGCTGCTGCTTATGCACAG GTGGCAGAGGTGAGCCACCTGGACGAGGAAATCATGTCGTTACACTCAGAGATTGTGGAGCTGCAGCGGAGTCCCTACGCCCGTCGCCAAGGAGACGTCATGGAGCAGCT AGAGGAGAAGGCCATTGAACTCTACAAACAACTGAAGATGAAATGCAGAA CGCCTGACCCTGATGTGAGCAGCGACAGCTCCGAGATGGTTAAAGCCATCATCCAGACTGTCCAGAACCAAGACAAGGTCCTCCGAGACCTCTACGCACATCTCAG TAAGATCTTACTGAGCAAGCAGAAGATAATTGACCTGTTCCCACGGATTGAGAAGACGCTGGAGAACATCAAGGATGCCGACAACACTGTGATGCAGATGCAGgtcaagagacagagagagttctgGCACCTACTGAAGATTGCCTGT GCTCAGAACTCTGCAAGGAACTCGATAGCAGCCAGCCCAGAGTTGTCCAACCCCCTGCAGGTGTCCCAGTGGGCCCAGTCTgcccagcccatcagcaaccctcACCCCCTGACCTCCCTACCAGGACCCAACGATAG TGATGCTGCCCCGCGTCTGCTTCAGGAGAACCAGAAGTACCTCAGTCAGCTGACCAGCCTGATGCAGGAAGCTGCTGATGAGCAGTCCAAAAGCATAGTG GAGCAAGATTGGAGCTGGACTAAATACGAAACATTGTCTACGAAACTGCTCAAACGAAATGTGTGA
- the LOC112223622 gene encoding inhibitor of nuclear factor kappa-B kinase subunit alpha isoform X1 — protein sequence MDKPPFRQNQNCGDWEFKERLGMGSFAHVYLYQNHDTSEKIAVKMCRLELIPRNKDRWSREIQIMKKLNNLNVVTARDVPEEMKHIALNDLPLLAMEYCSKGDLRKMLSKPENCCGLKESEVLSLLNDVGSGVQYLHENKIIHRDLKPENVVLQDVNGKLVHKIIDLGYAKDLDQGSLCTSFVGTLQYLAPELFENKPYTVTVDYWSFGTMIFECSCGFRPFLHNLQPVQWASKVRSKGPKDIMAVEELNGDVRFSTHLPYPNNLSRTLLERMEMLLQLMLKWDPVQRGGKTNADSKKPQCFEVLEQILCMKVVHILNMTTAQVHSFQLVPEESLHSLQRRIETETNIELVNQELLQETGVSLDPRKAAAQCVLDGVRGWDSYIIYLFDKSLTKYSGPFSARQLPDEVNAIVREAKSQLPLVVLKKVWGEAVSYICGLKDDYSRLFQGQRAAMLSLLRYNTNLTRCKNGMFAFSQQLKAKLDFFKSSIQYDLEKYSDQMHYGISSEKMLKAWQENEGKAAAYAQVAEVSHLDEEIMSLHSEIVELQRSPYARRQGDVMEQLEEKAIELYKQLKMKCRTPDPDVSSDSSEMVKAIIQTVQNQDKVLRDLYAHLSKILLSKQKIIDLFPRIEKTLENIKDADNTVMQMQVKRQREFWHLLKIACVSDREAQNSARNSIAASPELSNPLQVSQWAQSAQPISNPHPLTSLPGPNDSDAAPRLLQENQKYLSQLTSLMQEAADEQSKSIVEQDWSWTKYETLSTKLLKRNV from the exons ATGGATAAGCCTCCTTTCAGACAAAACCAAAACTGTGGAGACTGGGAATTCAAAGAGAGATTGGGCATGGGCAGTTTTGCCCATGTCTACCTGTATCAAAATCAT GATACATCGGAAAAAATAGCAGTGAAAATGTGTCGTCTGGAGTTAATACCACGAAACAAAgacaggtggagcagagagatccAGATCATGAAAAA GTTGAATAATCTCAATGTAGTGACAGCGCGAGACGTGCCAGAGGAGATGAAGCACATTGCCTTAAACGACCTTCCACTGCTGGCCATGGAGTACTGCTCCAAGGGAGACCTCAGAAAG ATGCTGAGCAAGCCAGAAAATTGCTGTGGCCTGAAAGAAAGTGAAGTGCTTTCCCTGCTTAATGACGTTG GTTCAGGCGTCCAGTATTTACATGAAAACAAGATCATACACAGAGACCTTAAACCAGAAAATGTAGTGCTGCAGGATGTCAACGGAAAG TTGGTTCACAAAATCATAGACTTGGGCTATGCCAAAGACTTGGACCAGGGGAGTCTGTGCACCTCTTTTGTGGGAACACTGCAGTACTTG GCACCTGAGCTATTTGAGAATAAACCTTACACTGTCACAGTGGACTACTGGAGTTTTGGCACAATGATATTTGAATGCAGCTGTGGATTCCGTCCGTTTCTGCACAATCTTCAGCCGGTCCAATG GGCCAGCAAAGTGCGGAGCAAAGGTCCCAAAGACATCATGGCCGTGGAGGAATTGAATGGGGACGTCAGATTCTCCACACATCTACCATACCCCAACAATCTGAGCAG GACACTGCTGGAGCGCATGGAGATGCTGCTTCAGCTGATGCTGAAATGGGATCCTGTCCAGAGGGGAGGCAAGACCAACGCTGACAGCAAGAAACCCCAGTGCTTCGAAGTGCTGGAACAAATATTATGCATGAAG GTTGTCCACATCCTAAACATGACCACAGCCCAGGTCCACTCCTTCCAACTGGTCCCAGAGGAGAGCCTCCATAGCCTGCAGCGCCGCATCGAGACTGAGACCAATATTGAGCTGGTCAACCAGGAGCTTTTGCAGGAGACGGGGGTGtcgctggaccccaggaaggctGCAGCCCAGTGTGTCCTTGATGGGGTG CGAGGCTGGGACAGTTACATCATCTATTTGTTTGACAAGAGCCTCACCAAGTACTCTGGTCCCTTCAGTGCTAGACAGCTGCCTGATGAAGTCAACGCTATTG TACGGGAAGCTAAGTCCCAGCTTCCCTTGGTGGTGCTGAAGAAGGTGTGGGGCGAGGCGGTTAGTTACATCTGTGGACTGAAGGACGACTACAGTAGATTGTTCCAGGGCCAGAGGGCTGCCAT gctgAGCCTCCTACGCTACAACACCAACCTGACCCGGTGCAAGAACGGCATGTTTGCCTTCTCCCAGCAGCTGAAGGCTAAGCTGGACTTCTTCAAGAGCAGCATTCAATACGACCTGGAGAAGTACAGCGACCAGATGCATTATGGGATCT CGTCAGAGAAGATGCTGAAAGCGTGGCAGGAGAATGAGGGGAAAGCTGCTGCTTATGCACAG GTGGCAGAGGTGAGCCACCTGGACGAGGAAATCATGTCGTTACACTCAGAGATTGTGGAGCTGCAGCGGAGTCCCTACGCCCGTCGCCAAGGAGACGTCATGGAGCAGCT AGAGGAGAAGGCCATTGAACTCTACAAACAACTGAAGATGAAATGCAGAA CGCCTGACCCTGATGTGAGCAGCGACAGCTCCGAGATGGTTAAAGCCATCATCCAGACTGTCCAGAACCAAGACAAGGTCCTCCGAGACCTCTACGCACATCTCAG TAAGATCTTACTGAGCAAGCAGAAGATAATTGACCTGTTCCCACGGATTGAGAAGACGCTGGAGAACATCAAGGATGCCGACAACACTGTGATGCAGATGCAGgtcaagagacagagagagttctgGCACCTACTGAAGATTGCCTGTGTGAGTGACAGAGAG GCTCAGAACTCTGCAAGGAACTCGATAGCAGCCAGCCCAGAGTTGTCCAACCCCCTGCAGGTGTCCCAGTGGGCCCAGTCTgcccagcccatcagcaaccctcACCCCCTGACCTCCCTACCAGGACCCAACGATAG TGATGCTGCCCCGCGTCTGCTTCAGGAGAACCAGAAGTACCTCAGTCAGCTGACCAGCCTGATGCAGGAAGCTGCTGATGAGCAGTCCAAAAGCATAGTG GAGCAAGATTGGAGCTGGACTAAATACGAAACATTGTCTACGAAACTGCTCAAACGAAATGTGTGA
- the LOC112223620 gene encoding zinc metalloproteinase-disintegrin-like 4a isoform X1, whose product MRYTIYTFLLCITYWVVLVKGARKLDHVERYDVVRPQRLTGRVKRNIFSNQVYPDELQYALTIDGENHTIHLEKNRQLIGRHYAETHYSEDGRRVTTFPNYEDHCYYHGHIQGIEDSSVSVGICSGISGFVRAEQKVYLVEPLGDSADGEHALYRQEHLRANNTSCGHSNDSTVYDHDQGPAPRLLGLFKSKGWKSKPISGPQRFVEMYLVADYAEYKQFGSKTRGRMLEIANHVDKLYRPLNIRVMLVGLEIWTTGDHIDVTISPENTLNGFLQWRQDDLLKRAKHDNAQFVTGKDFLGDTVGLANKLAMCTGSSGAVNQDHNINPIGVASTIAHEMGHNLGMSHDTSGCTCGTSLSNDNCVMAGRVRSEYPGLFSGCSQEQLSDFLERANPRCLLDTPGSDRLYVGAACGNAFLDPGEECDCGTVEECKNSCCDPTTCRLTEGSSCAHGACCENCQLKQAASLCRRASSDCDLAEYCTGTSEHCPEDTFQMNGKPCSYGRGYCYNGQCPTLQQHCKRLWGPAAQVGTDSCFNLNLGGNEGAHCGRTKNGFVRCTPQNMKCGTLFCFGGDEYPITGQKAFYNMQGGGTCNIAVDQDKIRSLDMVPTGTKCGVNEVCYDHKCQDVKVYGQTEDCSSKCHNNGVCNNKGQCHCDPDWAPPYCDVKYSDLPQDQFGVVAGISAAIAVLLLLTFLVAGLMCCKKNKRETYTSKKKVHSTSGQLNPMFRERGEKGKPLSKPPQISQPTFMESSATQACTALFVTVVPSRPPPQPPKSLPAVQPQSRIEATKPLPPSKPLPTLSSKPKIKPVVPVPPVKSSPYPVPPVKSSPYPVPPVKSSPYPVPPVKSSPYPVPPVKSSPYPVPPVKSSPYPVPPVKSSPYPVPPVKPTAPKQTSGGASHKIALKPPPMPRR is encoded by the exons ATgcgatacactatatatactttCCTGTTGTGCATCACGTATTGGG TTGTACTGGTCAAGGGCGCAAGGAAATTGGATCATGTGGAGCGTTACGATGTCGTCCGACCTCAGAGACTGACTGGTCGGGTCAAAAGAAACATTTTCTCAAACCAG GTTTATCCTGACGAGTTACAATATGCATTAACCATTGATGGAGAGAACCACACTATTCATCTGGAGAAAAATAG GCAACTTATTGGGAGGCATTACGCTGAAACACACTATTCAGAAGATGGTAGGCGGGTGACAACATTTCCAAATTATGAG GACCACTGCTATTATCATGGTCATATTCAAGGCATTGAGGATTCATCCGTTAGTGTTGGAATCTGTTCTGGCATTAG TGGCTTTGTGAGGGCTGAGCAGAAAGTCTACCTGGTTGAACCTTTAGGAGACTCTGCCGATGGGGAGCATGCTCTGTACAGACAGGAGCACCTCAGAGCCAACAATACCAGCTGTGGTCACTCCAACGACAGCACGGTCTATGACCATGACCAGGGACCGGCCCCCAGACTCTTAGGCCTCTTCAAGTCCAAAGGCTGG aaaagtAAACCCATCTCTGGGCCTCAAAGATTTGTGGAGATGTATCTGGTGGCTGACTATGCAGag taCAAACAATTTGGAAGCAAAACCCGAGGTCGAATGCTGGAAATTGCCAATCATGTTGATAAG TTGTATCGGCCATTGAACATCCGGGTCATGCTGGTGGGGTTGGAGATATGGACTACTGGGGATCACATTGACGTCACGATCAGTCCTGAGAACACCCTGAATGGGTTTCTCCAGTGGCGCCAAGACGACCTTCTGAAGAGGGCAAAACATGACAATGCCCAGTTTGTCAC TGGTAAAGATTTCTTGGGCGATACTGTCGGCCTGGCAAATAAACTTGCCATGTGCACTGGAAGTTCAGGTGCAGTCAACCAGGACCACAACATAAACCCTATTGGCGTTGCCTCAACCATCGCTCATGAGATGGGCCACAACCTGGGCATGTCCCATGATACCTCAGGCTGCACCTGTGGGACATCGCTGTCCAACGACAACTGTGTCATGGCAGGTCGGGTCAG GTCAGAGTACCCAGGGCTGTTCAGTGGCTGCAGTCAGGAGCAGCTGAGTGACTTCCTGGAGAGAGCCAATCCCAGATGTCTGCTGGACACACCTGGCTCTGATAGGCTGTATGTGGGGGCTGCCTGTGGCAATGCCTTCCTGGACCCGGGAGAAGAGTGTGACTGTGGAACTGTGGAG GAGTGTAAGAATAGCTGCTGTGACCCCACTACCTGTCGCCTCACTGAGGGATCCAGCTGTGCTCATGGAGCATGCTGTGAAAACTGCCAG CTGAAGCAAGCAGCCAGTTTATGTCGAAGAGCTTCCAGTGACTGTGACTTGGCAGAGTACTGCACTGGAACTTCAGAGCATTGCCCAGAAGATACCTTTCAGATGAATGGGAAACCTTGTAGCTATGGTCGGGGCTACTGTTACAATGGGCAATGTCCGACACTTCAGCAGCACTGCAAGAGACTGTGGGGACCAG CGGCACAAGTAGGCACGGATTCCTGCTTTAATCTAAACCTGGGTGGCAATGAAGGAGCCCACTGCGGAAGGACCAAAAATGGCTTTGTTCGCTGCACACCACA GAATATGAAATGTGGAACACTATTTTGCTTTGGAGGAGATGAGTATCCCATCACTGGGCAGAAGGCCTTCTACAATATGCAGGGAGGGGGGACATGCAACATAGCAGTGGACCAGGATAAGATAAGATCTCTGGACATGGTCCCAACAGGAACTAAATGTGGTGTGAATGAG GTTTGCTATGATCACAAATGCCAAGATGTCAAAGTCTATGGTCAAACGGAGGACTGTTCATCCAAATGCCACAACAATGGG GTGTGCAACAACAAGGGACAGTGCCACTGTGACCCAGACTGGGCTCCACCCTACTGTGACGTCAAGTATTCAGACTTGCCTCAAG ACCAGTTTGGGGTGGTAGCTGGCATCTCAGCAGCGATAGCTGTGTTGCTGCTGCTCACTTTCCTGGTTGCAGGACTGATGTGCTGCAAGAAAAACAAGAGAGAAACCTATACCTCCAAAAA GAAAGTCCACTCTACCTCCGGCCAGTTGAACCCAATGTTCcgggagaggggtgagaaggGCAAACCTCTGAGCAAGCCCCCCCAAATTAGCCAACCCACCTTCATGGAGTCATCTGCAACACAAGCCTGCACCGCTCTGTTTGTCACTGTGGTCCCTTCCAGGCCCCCTCCACAG CCACCAAAGAGCTTGCCTGCAGTGCAGCCACAGTCTCGCATTGAAGCG ACTAAACCTCTACCTCCATCAAAGCCTTTGCCGACTCTGAGTAGCAAACCG AAAATCAAGCCTGTCGTCCCAGTGCCACCAGTGAAGTCCAGTCCTTACCCAGTGCCACCAGTGAAGTCCAGTCCTTACCCAGTGCCCCCAGTGAAGTCCAGTCCTTACCCAGTACCTCCAGTCAAGTCCAGTCCTTACCCAGTACCTCCAGTCAAGTCCAGTCCTTACCCAGTACCTCCAGTCAAGTCCAGTCCTTACCCAGTACCTCCAGTCAAGTCCAGTCCTTACCCAGTGCCTCCAGTCAAGCCCACAGCACCAAAG CAGACCTCAGGAGGAGCAAGCCACAAGATTGCATTGAAGCCTCCCCCCATGCCACGTCGATGA
- the LOC112223620 gene encoding zinc metalloproteinase-disintegrin-like 4a isoform X2, whose product MRYTIYTFLLCITYWVVLVKGARKLDHVERYDVVRPQRLTGRVKRNIFSNQVYPDELQYALTIDGENHTIHLEKNRQLIGRHYAETHYSEDGRRVTTFPNYEDHCYYHGHIQGIEDSSVSVGICSGISGFVRAEQKVYLVEPLGDSADGEHALYRQEHLRANNTSCGHSNDSTVYDHDQGPAPRLLGLFKSKGWKSKPISGPQRFVEMYLVADYAEYKQFGSKTRGRMLEIANHVDKLYRPLNIRVMLVGLEIWTTGDHIDVTISPENTLNGFLQWRQDDLLKRAKHDNAQFVTGKDFLGDTVGLANKLAMCTGSSGAVNQDHNINPIGVASTIAHEMGHNLGMSHDTSGCTCGTSLSNDNCVMAGRVRSEYPGLFSGCSQEQLSDFLERANPRCLLDTPGSDRLYVGAACGNAFLDPGEECDCGTVEECKNSCCDPTTCRLTEGSSCAHGACCENCQLKQAASLCRRASSDCDLAEYCTGTSEHCPEDTFQMNGKPCSYGRGYCYNGQCPTLQQHCKRLWGPAAQVGTDSCFNLNLGGNEGAHCGRTKNGFVRCTPQNMKCGTLFCFGGDEYPITGQKAFYNMQGGGTCNIAVDQDKIRSLDMVPTGTKCGVNEVCYDHKCQDVKVYGQTEDCSSKCHNNGVCNNKGQCHCDPDWAPPYCDVKYSDLPQDQFGVVAGISAAIAVLLLLTFLVAGLMCCKKNKRETYTSKKKVHSTSGQLNPMFRERGEKGKPLSKPPQISQPTFMESSATQACTALFVTVVPSRPPPQPPKSLPAVQPQSRIEATKPLPPSKPLPTLSSKPKIKPVVPVPPVKSSPYPVPPVKSSPYPVPPVKSSPYPVPPVKSSPYPVPPVKSSPYPVPPVKSSPYPVPPVKSSPYPVPPVKPTAPKTSGGASHKIALKPPPMPRR is encoded by the exons ATgcgatacactatatatactttCCTGTTGTGCATCACGTATTGGG TTGTACTGGTCAAGGGCGCAAGGAAATTGGATCATGTGGAGCGTTACGATGTCGTCCGACCTCAGAGACTGACTGGTCGGGTCAAAAGAAACATTTTCTCAAACCAG GTTTATCCTGACGAGTTACAATATGCATTAACCATTGATGGAGAGAACCACACTATTCATCTGGAGAAAAATAG GCAACTTATTGGGAGGCATTACGCTGAAACACACTATTCAGAAGATGGTAGGCGGGTGACAACATTTCCAAATTATGAG GACCACTGCTATTATCATGGTCATATTCAAGGCATTGAGGATTCATCCGTTAGTGTTGGAATCTGTTCTGGCATTAG TGGCTTTGTGAGGGCTGAGCAGAAAGTCTACCTGGTTGAACCTTTAGGAGACTCTGCCGATGGGGAGCATGCTCTGTACAGACAGGAGCACCTCAGAGCCAACAATACCAGCTGTGGTCACTCCAACGACAGCACGGTCTATGACCATGACCAGGGACCGGCCCCCAGACTCTTAGGCCTCTTCAAGTCCAAAGGCTGG aaaagtAAACCCATCTCTGGGCCTCAAAGATTTGTGGAGATGTATCTGGTGGCTGACTATGCAGag taCAAACAATTTGGAAGCAAAACCCGAGGTCGAATGCTGGAAATTGCCAATCATGTTGATAAG TTGTATCGGCCATTGAACATCCGGGTCATGCTGGTGGGGTTGGAGATATGGACTACTGGGGATCACATTGACGTCACGATCAGTCCTGAGAACACCCTGAATGGGTTTCTCCAGTGGCGCCAAGACGACCTTCTGAAGAGGGCAAAACATGACAATGCCCAGTTTGTCAC TGGTAAAGATTTCTTGGGCGATACTGTCGGCCTGGCAAATAAACTTGCCATGTGCACTGGAAGTTCAGGTGCAGTCAACCAGGACCACAACATAAACCCTATTGGCGTTGCCTCAACCATCGCTCATGAGATGGGCCACAACCTGGGCATGTCCCATGATACCTCAGGCTGCACCTGTGGGACATCGCTGTCCAACGACAACTGTGTCATGGCAGGTCGGGTCAG GTCAGAGTACCCAGGGCTGTTCAGTGGCTGCAGTCAGGAGCAGCTGAGTGACTTCCTGGAGAGAGCCAATCCCAGATGTCTGCTGGACACACCTGGCTCTGATAGGCTGTATGTGGGGGCTGCCTGTGGCAATGCCTTCCTGGACCCGGGAGAAGAGTGTGACTGTGGAACTGTGGAG GAGTGTAAGAATAGCTGCTGTGACCCCACTACCTGTCGCCTCACTGAGGGATCCAGCTGTGCTCATGGAGCATGCTGTGAAAACTGCCAG CTGAAGCAAGCAGCCAGTTTATGTCGAAGAGCTTCCAGTGACTGTGACTTGGCAGAGTACTGCACTGGAACTTCAGAGCATTGCCCAGAAGATACCTTTCAGATGAATGGGAAACCTTGTAGCTATGGTCGGGGCTACTGTTACAATGGGCAATGTCCGACACTTCAGCAGCACTGCAAGAGACTGTGGGGACCAG CGGCACAAGTAGGCACGGATTCCTGCTTTAATCTAAACCTGGGTGGCAATGAAGGAGCCCACTGCGGAAGGACCAAAAATGGCTTTGTTCGCTGCACACCACA GAATATGAAATGTGGAACACTATTTTGCTTTGGAGGAGATGAGTATCCCATCACTGGGCAGAAGGCCTTCTACAATATGCAGGGAGGGGGGACATGCAACATAGCAGTGGACCAGGATAAGATAAGATCTCTGGACATGGTCCCAACAGGAACTAAATGTGGTGTGAATGAG GTTTGCTATGATCACAAATGCCAAGATGTCAAAGTCTATGGTCAAACGGAGGACTGTTCATCCAAATGCCACAACAATGGG GTGTGCAACAACAAGGGACAGTGCCACTGTGACCCAGACTGGGCTCCACCCTACTGTGACGTCAAGTATTCAGACTTGCCTCAAG ACCAGTTTGGGGTGGTAGCTGGCATCTCAGCAGCGATAGCTGTGTTGCTGCTGCTCACTTTCCTGGTTGCAGGACTGATGTGCTGCAAGAAAAACAAGAGAGAAACCTATACCTCCAAAAA GAAAGTCCACTCTACCTCCGGCCAGTTGAACCCAATGTTCcgggagaggggtgagaaggGCAAACCTCTGAGCAAGCCCCCCCAAATTAGCCAACCCACCTTCATGGAGTCATCTGCAACACAAGCCTGCACCGCTCTGTTTGTCACTGTGGTCCCTTCCAGGCCCCCTCCACAG CCACCAAAGAGCTTGCCTGCAGTGCAGCCACAGTCTCGCATTGAAGCG ACTAAACCTCTACCTCCATCAAAGCCTTTGCCGACTCTGAGTAGCAAACCG AAAATCAAGCCTGTCGTCCCAGTGCCACCAGTGAAGTCCAGTCCTTACCCAGTGCCACCAGTGAAGTCCAGTCCTTACCCAGTGCCCCCAGTGAAGTCCAGTCCTTACCCAGTACCTCCAGTCAAGTCCAGTCCTTACCCAGTACCTCCAGTCAAGTCCAGTCCTTACCCAGTACCTCCAGTCAAGTCCAGTCCTTACCCAGTACCTCCAGTCAAGTCCAGTCCTTACCCAGTGCCTCCAGTCAAGCCCACAGCACCAAAG ACCTCAGGAGGAGCAAGCCACAAGATTGCATTGAAGCCTCCCCCCATGCCACGTCGATGA